The sequence CAACCAAGGCGAGCTTGAGTCACTTGAGAAGGCTATCAATAGCTTAGCGCCAGAGCAGCTCTACACTGTGCCAAAACTGTGTATGCTGCAAGCCTGGGTTGAGCAGAGCTTAAATGGTTACAACAACGTTGGCGATATGCTGACCAAAGCCATTGAGCACATGGAGGCGTACGACGTCATCCTTTCCACCAAAGAGCAGGGTGAGTTGAATGCACTGAAGGCGCAGGTCGCCATCAACCTCAACCAGCCAGAGCAAGCTCTAGAGTTAGCTGAATTGGCGCTAAGTCAATTAGATCATACTGTCTACCGTAGCCGTATCGTTGCCACCTCTGTTGTAGGTGAAGTGAACCACGTATTGGGTCATCTCAGCCGTGCACTGCCGATGATGCAGCAAACTGAGAAACTCGCACGCCAATATCAAGTGTATCATCAAGCGCTTTGGGCAATGCTGCAGCAAAGCGAAATACTGATTGCACAAGGTTACGTGCAAGCAGCATATGAAGTGCAAGATAATGCCTTTAAGCTGATTGAAGAGCATCAACTTCAGCAGTTACCAATGAATGAATTTCTACTTCGCATTCGCTCGCAACTGCTTTGGTGCTGGAACCGCTTGGATGAAGCTGAGGTGTGTGCTTACCAAGCGATTGAAGTGCTCAGTAATTCGAACGATAGCCGCCACCTACACTCCTACTCCATGCTCGCTCGTATTGCGATTGGCCGTGGAGAGCTAGACAAAGCAGCGAAGTTCATCAAACAGATTGAGCATATGATGAAGCAATCAACCTACCATGTTGATTGGACAGCCAATGCTTCGCTATCTCTATTGCTGTTTTGGCAAGCTCGAGGCGACAGCAGCGCCGTAGAGCAATGGCTTGAGACTGCGACTCGACCAGACCAAGCGTGCAACCACTTCACTCAACTGCAGTGGCGTAACATTGTTCGTGCTTATATTAGTCTTGGTGAATTCGAGAAGGCAGAAAAAACGCTGTCATTCTTGCAGCAAGAAGCTGACAAGCACCAACTAATCACCGATACAAACCGCAACTTGATTGTCGAAACCATCTTGCTCGCGAGCAAAGGCCAAGACGATGAGGCACGTGCCAAGCTCAAATACGCGTTAGAGATGACTAACCAGACCGGTATTTTGGGCAACTTCTTGGTGGATGGCAGCAAAATTGGCCACCTACTAGAGAAGCTCATCCATAAAACCGAACTGGGTGATCTAGAGCGTCACCGAGCTCAGCAGTTGATGAAAGACATCTCAACAACACAGCGCAGCCGCTCCGTGCACTTTGACGAGGAGTTTGTTGAGAAGCTAGTCAATCACCCTAATATTCCGGAACTGGTTCGTACCAGTCCACTGACGCAGCGTGAGTGGCAGGTATTGGGGTTGATCTACTCTGGATTTAGCAACGAACAGATCGCACAAGAACTCGATGTCGCGGGAACGACGATCAAAACGCACATTCGTAACTTGTATCAAAAACTCAATATTGCCAACCGCAAGGAAGCAATACGTACCGCTGAGAACCTGTTGCAGTTGATGGGGTACTAGTCAGCGACGTTCTCCACAAAACGCCCAGTGATTGCTTTCAAACACTGGGCGTTTTTACCTGCATTATTTCATTTTTGACAAAAGTAATATGTCGAAACCGAGATTAATTGCAACAAACGTATCCATTAAACTAGGCGCAGATTTCGAATAGGAGCCTAGTTATGAGCACGACACTATTTTCACCAATCAATCT comes from Vibrio astriarenae and encodes:
- the malT gene encoding HTH-type transcriptional regulator MalT; this encodes MWIPSKLTRPGRLHNAILRPRVLDLLQEANCYKLVLFRSPAGYGKTTMAAQWLADKSHVGWYSVDESDNDPFRFINYFLQALNKATDDSCPKAQKLAEKRQFSSLHSLFGEVFTELSDFYQESYIVIDDYHLINDDEIHEAMRFFLKHMPDNLTLVVTSRSAPPLGTANLRVRDLMIEIGNELLAFDTEETTRFFNQRVDDGIDDQTANSLRTYVEGWPSALQLIALQAQHHQRTLVQSAESVSQFNHAHLWDYLIEEVFDLLDQETRQFLLECSVLDHFNDSLVSTLTKREDALSMLESLNRYGLFVYPLEGEHNWYRFHNLFAEFLAHERQSRIPQKEGELHQAAAQAWLEQGMPHRALSHAQMSNDTELMASILREHGWKMFNQGELESLEKAINSLAPEQLYTVPKLCMLQAWVEQSLNGYNNVGDMLTKAIEHMEAYDVILSTKEQGELNALKAQVAINLNQPEQALELAELALSQLDHTVYRSRIVATSVVGEVNHVLGHLSRALPMMQQTEKLARQYQVYHQALWAMLQQSEILIAQGYVQAAYEVQDNAFKLIEEHQLQQLPMNEFLLRIRSQLLWCWNRLDEAEVCAYQAIEVLSNSNDSRHLHSYSMLARIAIGRGELDKAAKFIKQIEHMMKQSTYHVDWTANASLSLLLFWQARGDSSAVEQWLETATRPDQACNHFTQLQWRNIVRAYISLGEFEKAEKTLSFLQQEADKHQLITDTNRNLIVETILLASKGQDDEARAKLKYALEMTNQTGILGNFLVDGSKIGHLLEKLIHKTELGDLERHRAQQLMKDISTTQRSRSVHFDEEFVEKLVNHPNIPELVRTSPLTQREWQVLGLIYSGFSNEQIAQELDVAGTTIKTHIRNLYQKLNIANRKEAIRTAENLLQLMGY